In Amphiura filiformis chromosome 2, Afil_fr2py, whole genome shotgun sequence, one DNA window encodes the following:
- the LOC140145022 gene encoding uncharacterized protein, with protein MGSPVSPIVVNLCIESFEQQALQSYPGVKPRLWLRFVDDTFVIIERTELEGFFQHIGKPCLDCLISVKNDGSLTSKVYRKPTHTDHYLQFGSHKLGVIRTLQCRAETIISESELIPEEKEHIHESLKNCGYPNWAFLKANKSRKDQKQSDGVGQPNKARVTIPYIAGLSKRVKKHLKAFGISSSFKPNNTLRGKLVQVKDKQSKEKRSNLVYGLVCGDADCSAACG; from the exons ATGGGATCCCCAGTTAGCCCGATAGTTGTTAACCTGTGTATAGAAAGTTTCGAGCAGCAAGCCTTGCAATCATACCCCGGTGTTAAGCCTAGACTCTGGTTACGTTTCGTCGATGATACCTTCGTGATTATTGAGCGCACCGAATTAGAAGGTTTCTTTCAACACATAGGAAAG ccgtgcttAGACTGTCTGATTAGTGTGAAGAACGATGGTTCGCTAACATCAAAAGTTTACAGAAAACCCACGCACACTGATCATTATTTACAATTTGGATCACACAAGTTGGGAGTTATACGAACTCTACAATGCAGAGCCGAAACCATCATAAGCGAGAGCGAACTTATCCCAGAGGAGAAAGAACACATCCATGAATCGCTGAAGAACTGCGGTTACCCGAACTGGGCTTTTCTGAAAGCCAACAAGAGCAGAAAAGACCAAAAACAGTCTGACGGGGTTGGTCAACCGAACAAAGCTCGTGTCACTATCCCATATATAGCTGGactgtcaaaacgtgttaagaaACACCTCAAAGCTTTTGGGATTTCCTCGTCGTTTAAGCCAAATAACACCCTACGTGGCAAGCTCGTACAAGTCAAAGACAAACAATCTAAAGAAAAACGCTCCAACTTAGTGTATGGATTAGTGTGCGGTGACGCTGATTGTTCTGCTGCCTGTGGCTAA
- the LOC140137708 gene encoding ketimine reductase mu-crystallin-like has translation MVMSALSVKSNALVTKIVTRCPKQFPPTHKLLIYSDLDTGKPLAVMDSGHLNAMRTAAATAAATKLLAPDNSSILAIIGAGKQGIAHVQALRHVCQFKQVRVWSRNYQNAKDFANVHDCVPCETVEEAAMNADVIVTATYSKTPILAARWVKKGALVNCVGAVVEDWQELDPDLMKMADVYVDTKEEALKGSGDIILSGVDIKGEVGELILGNKTVDRNATIVFKSMGMAVEDVACSKLIYDKSLTKPNL, from the exons ATGGTGATGTCTGCTTTGAGCGTCAAATCGAATGCACTGGTTACCAAAATCGTGACGAGATGTCCAAAACAATTTCCACCGACCCATAAGCTTCTGATATACTCGGATCTAGACACTGGCAAACCTTTGGCT GTTATGGACAGCGGCCATCTGAATGCTATGAGAACTGCGGCGGCAACAGCAGCAGCTACCAAA TTGTTAGCCCCTGATAACAGCAGCATTTTGGCCATCATCGGTGCTGGTAAACAAGGTATAGCTCATGTGCAAGCTCTTCGTCATGTTTGCCAATTTAAGCAG GTTCGTGTATGGAGCAGAAACTATCAAAATGCAAAAGACTTTGCTAATGTACATGATTGCGTACCTTGTGAGACTGTCGAAGAGGCTGCCATGAATGCTGACGTCATCGTTACAGCCACGTATTCCAAGACACCAATACTTGCTGCCAGATGGGTTAAGAAGGGCGCACTagttaatt GTGTCGGTGCAGTAGTCGAAGATTGGCAGGAACTGGACCCAGACCTTATGAAAATGGCGGATGTTTATGTTGATACTAAAGAAGAAGCACTGAAAGGATCAGGCGATATTATCCTGTCGGGA GTTGATATCAAAGGTGAAGTTGGCGAACTGATTCTGGGGAATAAGACTGTTGATAGGAATGCTACCATTGTCTTTAAATCTATGG GCATGGCCGTTGAAGATGTCGCCTGTTCGAAACTGATATACGATAAAAGTCTCACCAAACCAAATCTGTGA